A DNA window from Hordeum vulgare subsp. vulgare chromosome 1H, MorexV3_pseudomolecules_assembly, whole genome shotgun sequence contains the following coding sequences:
- the LOC123411302 gene encoding uncharacterized protein LOC123411302 isoform X2 — protein sequence MTSPSAPVLHSQILTRPFAPSCGVSARTPASVAAQPSPLPRRIWRLPQLRSSLPPEGAPAELVAEDSKFVPLNAEDPKYGPPAILLIGFDKSETVKIQEFLKELDGDFLKVIHCTEEMTKQTLWDAMHTEQPNVEAVKIMKSPQRICIFSGLTGEEMMMFINAFPETGRVSSN from the exons ATGACTTCGCCGTCCGCCCCCGTCCTCCACAGCCAAATCCTGACCAGACCCTTCGCCCCCTCCTGCGGCGTCTCGGCCCGCACCCCCGCATCCGTCGCGGCGCAGCcgtcgccgttgccgaggagaatATGGCGCCTGCCCCAGCTCCGATCGTCGCTGCCTCCTGAAG GAGCCCCGGCGGAGCTTGTAGCAGAAGACTCCAAGTTCGTGCCGTTGAACGCCGAGGACCCGAAGTACGGACCGCCG GCAATATTGCTCATCGGATTCGATAAAAGCGAGACTGTCAAG ATTCAGGAGTTCCTGAAGGAGCTCGACGGTGATTTCCTCAAG GTGATTCATTGTACAGAAGAAATGACGAAACAAACTTTGTGGGATGCCATGCACACTGAGCAGCCTAATGTAGAAGCTGTCAAG ATTATGAAATCTCCACAAAGAATATGCATCTTTTCTGGTCTGACTGGTGAGGAGATGATGATGTTCATCAACGCCTTCCCTGAAACAG GCCGCGTGTCATCAAACTGA
- the LOC123411302 gene encoding uncharacterized protein LOC123411302 isoform X1 gives MTSPSAPVLHSQILTRPFAPSCGVSARTPASVAAQPSPLPRRIWRLPQLRSSLPPEGAPAELVAEDSKFVPLNAEDPKYGPPAILLIGFDKSETVKIQEFLKELDGDFLKVIHCTEEMTKQTLWDAMHTEQPNVEAVKIMKSPQRICIFSGLTGEEMMMFINAFPETGLEQAAFAALVPNSAEKILAEVIEEIMGDHEMLTGKNSA, from the exons ATGACTTCGCCGTCCGCCCCCGTCCTCCACAGCCAAATCCTGACCAGACCCTTCGCCCCCTCCTGCGGCGTCTCGGCCCGCACCCCCGCATCCGTCGCGGCGCAGCcgtcgccgttgccgaggagaatATGGCGCCTGCCCCAGCTCCGATCGTCGCTGCCTCCTGAAG GAGCCCCGGCGGAGCTTGTAGCAGAAGACTCCAAGTTCGTGCCGTTGAACGCCGAGGACCCGAAGTACGGACCGCCG GCAATATTGCTCATCGGATTCGATAAAAGCGAGACTGTCAAG ATTCAGGAGTTCCTGAAGGAGCTCGACGGTGATTTCCTCAAG GTGATTCATTGTACAGAAGAAATGACGAAACAAACTTTGTGGGATGCCATGCACACTGAGCAGCCTAATGTAGAAGCTGTCAAG ATTATGAAATCTCCACAAAGAATATGCATCTTTTCTGGTCTGACTGGTGAGGAGATGATGATGTTCATCAACGCCTTCCCTGAAACAG GGTTGGAACAAGCTGCTTTCGCAGCACTTGTTCCCAACAGCGCAGAGAAGATTCTTGCTGAGGTGATCGAGGAAATAATGGGTGACCATGAGATGCTG ACGGGAAAGAATTCAGCATGA